The Myxococcota bacterium region GCGCGGGGTAGAGCTGCTGCTGGGCGTCGAGCACTTCGAGGTAGCTCGCGAGCCCGCCCGTGTAACGCGTGCGGGCGGTCTTGAGTGATTCCTCGAGCGCGTTGACCGCCTTCTCGAGCTCGCCGCGCTGCGTCGCAAGCTTCGTGCGCGCGGTGAGCGCGTTGGACACCTCGGCCAGCGCGTTCAGCACCGAGCCTTCGTAGCTCGCGCGCGCGGCTTCGGTCGCCGCCTGGGCCGCGCGCCACTGGTAGGTGGTCTGGCCCGCGGTGAAGAGCGGCCCCGCGGCCTGCGCCGCGTAGGACCAGATCGAGGCGCGCCCCTCGAGCAGCCGCGAGGCGTCGGTGCTGAGCGTGCCGCCCAGCGCCGTGAGTCCCACGCGCGGGAAGTAGTTTGCGAACGTCTCTCCGATGGCGGCGTTCGCCGTGACCAGGCGCTGCTCCGACTCGATCAGGTCCGGGCGCCGTTCCAGCAGCTGCGCCGGCACGCCCGCGGGAGTTTCCGGAGGCACGGCCTGCGCCAGGAGCACGGCTCCGCGCGGCATGCCCTGCGCCGGCCGGCCGACCAGCACGGAGAGCTGGTTCTCCTTGGCCACGATCGCCTGCTCGACCCGGGGCACGTCGGCCGCCACCTGTGCGAGCGCCGCCTGCGCGCGCAGTGAGTCGAGCTTGGACGCCACGCCCCCGCGGTAGCGCCGGCTGAACAGTTCGTAGGTCTCCTGGAAGGCGACCACGTTGTCGTGGTCGATCTGCAGCTCGAGATCGAGCTCGAGCAGCTCGAAGTAGGCCTGCGCGACCGAGGAGACCAGCGATAGCACGACGCCCCGCCGCACCGCGTCGCTGGCGAGCAGGTCGGCGTAGCTCGCTTCGGCGCTGCGCCGGATCCGGCCCCACACGTCGATCTCCCACGATGCGTTCGCGAGCGCGAGGAAGGTGTTTCCCGTGGGCAGGCCCGTGACCGCGCTCGCGACCACGGCCTGCTTGCCGCGGCCGGCGGCGGCGTTGTAGCCGATCTGCGGAAACAGCGGGCCGCGCGCGATCGCCGCCTGGTCGCGCGCTTGCTCGACGTTGGCGATCGCCGCGTGCAGGTCGCGGTTGTTGGCGAGTGACTCCTCGACGAGCTGGCGCAGCACCGGGTCGTTGAATACGTCGAACCACGGCGTGTCGGCGATCGACGCCTGCTCGGCCGCCGTGTCGCGGAAGGTCTCGGTGACGGGCAGCTCGGGGCGGTGGTAGTCGGGCCCGACGGCGCAGGCCGCCAGCGCGAGCGCGGTGAGCAGCGCGAGAGACCGGCCGAGACTCACTCGGATCCCCCGTGGATCGGCGCCGGCGCAGCCGTGGGGGGCGCGGCGGGGGACGCGTGCGGCGCGCGCCGCGCGATCAGCTTCTCGATCACCACGTACAGCACCGGCACCAGGAAGACGCCCAGCGCCGTCGCGATCAGCATGCCCATGATCACGGCCGTGCCCATCTGCTGGCGAGACACGGCGCCGGCGCCGGTCGCGATGTACAGCGGAACGCAGCCCAGGATGAACGCGAACGAAGTCATCAGGATCGGTCGCAGCCGCAGGCGCGCGCCGTTGAGCGCGGCCTCGACCAGGGGCTTGCCGGCCTCCTTCTCGAGCTTCGCGAACTCGACGATCAGGATCGCGTTCTTGGCGGCCAGCCCGATCAGCATGACCAGGCCGATCTGGCCGAACACGTTGAGTTCGAACGAACGCGCGAACAGCCCGGAGAACGCGCCCAGCACGGCGAGCGGCGTGCCGAGCAGCACGCTGAAGGGCAGCGACCAGCTCTCGTACTGCGCCGCGAGGATCAGGAACACCATGAGCACCGCGAGCGCGAACACGGCCGCGCCGCCGCTGGCCTGCTTCTCCTGGTAGGACATGGCGTTCCAGGCGTAGCTCATGTCCGAAGGCAGCGTCTCGCGCGCGACCTCTTCCAGCGCCGCCATGGCCTGGCCGGAGCTGTAGCCCGGTGCGGGCGCGCCAGTGACTTCCGCCGCGCGGTACAGGTTGAAGCGCGTGGTGAACTCGGGTCCGCTCGTGTCACTCGAGTTCACCAGCGTAGAGAGCGGCACCATGTTGGCGTCGGCGTTGCGCACGTAGAACGCCGAGATGTCGTTCGCGGTGCGGCGGTACTCCGGCTCGGCCTGCAGGAACACCTTCCACTGCCGGCCGAAGCGGTTGAAGTCGTTCACGTACACGCCGCCCATGAACGCCTGAAGGGTGGTGTACACGCTGCGCAGGTCGACGCCCTGCTTGAGTGACTTGTCGCGGTCCACGTTCGCGAACACCTGCGGCACGCCGGCGCGGAACGGGCTGAACAGCCGCGTGAGCTCGGGCCGCTTGCGCGCGGCGTCGAGGAAGCGCGACAGGTTCTGGTCCAGGTAGGTGACCGCGCCGCCGCTGCGGTCCTGCAGCATCATCGAGAAGCCGCCGCCGGTGCCGATGCCCGGAATCGCCGGCGGCAGGAACGCGAACACCTGGGCCGCGGGAATCACTGCGAACTTCCGGTTGAGTCCCTGGAGGATGGCGCGGAAGTCGGTCTCGGCCGTCTCGCGCTCCTTCCACGGCTTGAGTGACACGAAGAAGAAGGCGTTGTAGGTCGCCGAGCTCTGCGAGATCAGGCTGTAGCCGGCCACGGTGTTGTAGTCGCCGACGCCCGGTGTCTCGCCGAGGATCTGCTCGACCTGCTTGCACACCGCATCGGTGCGCTCCATCGACGCGGCGTCGGGGAGCTGTACGTTCACGAACATGTAGCCCTGGTCCTCGTCGGGCACGAAGCCGGTGGGCAGCCGCCAGCCCAGCAGCCCGGCCAGCGCGGTGAGTCCGGCCAACAGCCCGAGCGTCAGCACGAAGCGGTGCACGAAGTGACCCGTGTAGCTCACGTAGTGGTGGGTCGCGCGCTCGAAGTAATGGTTGAAGCCCTTGAAGAAGCGCCCCATCAGCCCCGAGCCCAGGCCGCCGGGCTTGAGCAAGAGCGACGAGAGCGCAGGCGACAGGGTGAGCGCGTTGATCGCCGAGATCATCACCGAGATCGCGATCGTGAGCGCGAACTGCTGGTAGAGGCGCCCCGTGATGCCCGGCACGAACGCCACCGGGATGAACACCGCCGACAGCACCAGCGCGATCGCGACCACCGGGCCGGCGACCTCCTGCATGGCCTTCACGGTCGCGTCGCGCGGAGTCATGCCGTGCTCGATGTGATGCTGAACGGCTTCGACCACCACGATCGCGTCGTCGACCACGAGCCCGATCGCCAGCACCAGCCCGAACAGCGACAGCGTGTTGATCGAGAAGCCCAGCATCGGGAACACGGCGAACGCGCCCACGAGTGACACGGGCACGGTGAGCAGCGGGATCAGGGTCGCGCGCCAGCTCTGCAGGAAGATGTA contains the following coding sequences:
- a CDS encoding efflux transporter outer membrane subunit → MSLGRSLALLTALALAACAVGPDYHRPELPVTETFRDTAAEQASIADTPWFDVFNDPVLRQLVEESLANNRDLHAAIANVEQARDQAAIARGPLFPQIGYNAAAGRGKQAVVASAVTGLPTGNTFLALANASWEIDVWGRIRRSAEASYADLLASDAVRRGVVLSLVSSVAQAYFELLELDLELQIDHDNVVAFQETYELFSRRYRGGVASKLDSLRAQAALAQVAADVPRVEQAIVAKENQLSVLVGRPAQGMPRGAVLLAQAVPPETPAGVPAQLLERRPDLIESEQRLVTANAAIGETFANYFPRVGLTALGGTLSTDASRLLEGRASIWSYAAQAAGPLFTAGQTTYQWRAAQAATEAARASYEGSVLNALAEVSNALTARTKLATQRGELEKAVNALEESLKTARTRYTGGLASYLEVLDAQQQLYPAQLALAQVRLQELVAVVDLYRVLGGGWSQNGETPTVPSNLRP
- a CDS encoding multidrug efflux RND transporter permease subunit, translating into MEESHTVQGDYFFVRRPIVAIVISIMMVIVGVVAMSRLPIAQYPDIVPPEIQVQATYTGADALTIEQSTATPIEQQVNGVDYMIYLRSVNANDGTMTLRVSFEVSTNIDMDNVLVQNRVNQASASLPADVRNFGVTVKKSTSNPLILFSLYSPNAAYSDAFLGNYANINIMDALKRVPGVGDVVLFGTSDYAMRIWVKPDQLARLGLTVPDLVDAVQKQNTVNPSGKIGGEPAPPGQEFTWSVRAQGRLVTADDFGDIVVRSDPDGAQIKLRDVARIELGGLNYNQRGRLNGKPAAIIAVYQIPGSNALQVAAGLKHTMEEAKARFPAGLDYVTSLDTTLAVSEGIVEIEHTLFEAMVLVILVVYIFLQSWRATLIPLLTVPVSLVGAFAVFPMLGFSINTLSLFGLVLAIGLVVDDAIVVVEAVQHHIEHGMTPRDATVKAMQEVAGPVVAIALVLSAVFIPVAFVPGITGRLYQQFALTIAISVMISAINALTLSPALSSLLLKPGGLGSGLMGRFFKGFNHYFERATHHYVSYTGHFVHRFVLTLGLLAGLTALAGLLGWRLPTGFVPDEDQGYMFVNVQLPDAASMERTDAVCKQVEQILGETPGVGDYNTVAGYSLISQSSATYNAFFFVSLKPWKERETAETDFRAILQGLNRKFAVIPAAQVFAFLPPAIPGIGTGGGFSMMLQDRSGGAVTYLDQNLSRFLDAARKRPELTRLFSPFRAGVPQVFANVDRDKSLKQGVDLRSVYTTLQAFMGGVYVNDFNRFGRQWKVFLQAEPEYRRTANDISAFYVRNADANMVPLSTLVNSSDTSGPEFTTRFNLYRAAEVTGAPAPGYSSGQAMAALEEVARETLPSDMSYAWNAMSYQEKQASGGAAVFALAVLMVFLILAAQYESWSLPFSVLLGTPLAVLGAFSGLFARSFELNVFGQIGLVMLIGLAAKNAILIVEFAKLEKEAGKPLVEAALNGARLRLRPILMTSFAFILGCVPLYIATGAGAVSRQQMGTAVIMGMLIATALGVFLVPVLYVVIEKLIARRAPHASPAAPPTAAPAPIHGGSE